DNA from Amorphoplanes friuliensis DSM 7358:
TCTGGTCGGCCGGAAGCTCGAGTACGTGCGGCTGGGTCACGCCGTCGTCCTGAGCTTCTCCGGCAGCTGCCAGGTTCTCATCGAGACCCTCACCCACCTGGACGGTCCGGCCGGCCGGGTCGCCATCGAGCCGGGTGAGAACCCCTCCGACATTCTCGCCACGCTGCTCGGCGACGTCGTCCGGGAGGCGCGGGCGCTCGACCACGGTGAACTCGAGCTCGTCTTCCGCAGCGGAGCGCGGCTGGTGGTCTGTGTCGACGCCGACTTCGAGTCCTGGGCGGTCGCCGGCCCGGACGGTTTCCTGGTCGTCTGCCTGGCCCGCGGTGAGATCGCCGTGTGGGGTGACGGCACATCCTGAAGTCGCTCAGGCGGTTTCGCAGCGGCCGGCCGGGGAACTCGGGACGAACGCTGTTGTGAAGCCGAGATTCGAGGAGTGCGGGATGAAGGTTGTGAAGCTGGCCGCCGGTATGGCGATCGGGTACGTGCTCGGGAGCCGCGCCGGCCGCGAGAAGTACGAGCAGATCGTGGAGACCGTGCGGAAGGTGAACAACCAGCCGGGTGTGGTCCGCGCGAAGGAGAAGGCCACGGAGGAGGTCGGCGCGAAGCCGGCCGGCAGCACCCCCGAGCCCAAGGCCGCGACCCCGTCCGAGCCGAAGCCGGCACCGACGTCCGAGCCCAAGGCCGCGACCACGTCCGAGCCCAAGGCAACGTCCGAGCCCAAGGCTACGTCCGAGCCGAAGTCGACGACCACGTCCGAGCCGAAGGCCGACGCCGTTCCGCGGCCGCCGCGCCGTAAGCCGGCGGCGGCGACCACGACGACCACGGTCGTCACCCCCGCGGACGCCTCACCCCTGGTCTGACTCAGGGCCGGCGGACGGGGATCCTGGCCGGTGCCGGTGTGTCGACGAGGCGGGCCAGCAACTGGAGTCGCTCGCTGTCGGCGCTGCCCTCCGGGGCTGTGTAAGCGACGATCATCGGCCCGGGTGCCGCCCCGGGCAGCCGGTAGGCGTCCCAGTCCAGCGTGAGCTCACCCACGAGCGGGTGGACGACACGCATCCGCCCGCGGGTGGTCTCCTCGATGTCGTGGCGGCCCCAGAGCGTACGGAACTCGACGCTGTGGACCGCGAGCTCGCCGACCAGCTCGACCGCCCGCGGGTGTCCGGGGTCGGCGGCGACCGCGGTGCGCAGCATCGCCGTCAGCTCACCCACCGTGCCCGCCCGGTCGGGGCAGGTGAGGTCGGCGTCGGGGTGCAGCAGGAGCCAGAGCATGTTGCGGGCGGGCCGGGGCAGGTCGGCGAACTGCCCGAGCAGGGCACCCGCCAGCGGGTTCCAGGCGAGCAGGTCGAGGTGCCGCCCGACCACCATCGCGGGCCCGGTCATCGTGCTCAGGAGCCTCAGGGTGGTCGGCGGCACGACCTCCGGGGGCCGCTGCCGGGTCCGGCGAGCCGGCCGCCGTGCCGTGGCGGCGAGTTTGTGCAGGTGGCGGGTCTCCTCCGCGGTGAAGCTGAGGGCCCGGGCCAAAGCGTCGAGAACCTCCTCGGACGGCCGCACGCCGCGTCCCTGTTCCATCCGCTGGTAGTAGTCCGGGCTCACCCCGGCCAGCAGGGCGAGTTCCTCCCGCCGCAGCCCCTGCACGCGGCGCCGCGGACCCGGCTCCAGCCCGACGTCCTCGGGCCTGATCCGGGTACGCCGGGCCTTGAGGAAGTCGGCGAGTTCACGGCGCGGATCTTCGTCCATGGCCCCAGTATGCGGCGGGTCCCCGCGGCGATGGTGGGTCTCGCAGACCCAGGAACAACTGGCCGACCACGGTGACGTTCCCGCCGCCCACGATCAACGGCATGAAGGCCACACAGTTCTTTTCGTACGGCGCCCCGGGCGTCCTCCGCCTGACCGACGTCGACCGTCCCGAGCCGGGAGCCGGACAGGTGCTCGTCCGTGTCGGCGCGTCCAGCGTGAACGGCCACGACGCCCTGCTCCGCTCCGGCGGCATGAAGATCGTCTCGGGTCGTCGCTTCCCGATCGGCTCCGGCCTGGACTTCGCCGGTGTGGTCGCCGCGACCGGCCCTGGCACCACCCGGGTGGCGGTCGGTGATGCGGTGTGGGGGACCGTGCATCCCCGCGAGAAGCACGTCGTCGCGGGTGCGGCCGAGTACGTCCTGGTCCGCGCCGACCGCATCGGGCCGGCACCGGCGGGTCTCTCGGCGGTGGAAGCCGCCGCGCTGGTCGTGCCCGGTGTCACCGCCCTGGCCGCTCTGCGCGACGCGACCGTCCTGACCGCGGGGGAGAGCGTCCTGGTCCGCGGGGCGGCGGGTGGTGTGGGTACGGCCATGGTCCAGCTCGCGCACGCGTTCGGCGGCCGGGTCACCGCACTGGCCCGTGACCGGCACACGAAGGCCCTGACCGACCTGGGTGCGACCACCGTCGTCGACTACCGGCGGACCGCCCCGGAGGATCTCGGCCCGT
Protein-coding regions in this window:
- a CDS encoding helix-turn-helix domain-containing protein; translated protein: MDEDPRRELADFLKARRTRIRPEDVGLEPGPRRRVQGLRREELALLAGVSPDYYQRMEQGRGVRPSEEVLDALARALSFTAEETRHLHKLAATARRPARRTRQRPPEVVPPTTLRLLSTMTGPAMVVGRHLDLLAWNPLAGALLGQFADLPRPARNMLWLLLHPDADLTCPDRAGTVGELTAMLRTAVAADPGHPRAVELVGELAVHSVEFRTLWGRHDIEETTRGRMRVVHPLVGELTLDWDAYRLPGAAPGPMIVAYTAPEGSADSERLQLLARLVDTPAPARIPVRRP
- a CDS encoding DUF6188 family protein, translating into MLPVMVADMDAGRRPRQARSLDLLVGRKLEYVRLGHAVVLSFSGSCQVLIETLTHLDGPAGRVAIEPGENPSDILATLLGDVVREARALDHGELELVFRSGARLVVCVDADFESWAVAGPDGFLVVCLARGEIAVWGDGTS
- a CDS encoding quinone oxidoreductase family protein, which translates into the protein MKATQFFSYGAPGVLRLTDVDRPEPGAGQVLVRVGASSVNGHDALLRSGGMKIVSGRRFPIGSGLDFAGVVAATGPGTTRVAVGDAVWGTVHPREKHVVAGAAEYVLVRADRIGPAPAGLSAVEAAALVVPGVTALAALRDATVLTAGESVLVRGAAGGVGTAMVQLAHAFGGRVTALARDRHTKALTDLGATTVVDYRRTAPEDLGPFDVVLDTVGTDLGRYRRRLAPGGRMVTVGLSGPAIAAVAASTVHGSRRIRTFSVNPLTPHLIRLAEQVTAGALRPVIDGVYPLADIAAAHEAFERGGALGKQVVEVSHPA